The segment GAGGACGCCCGGATCCCGGCGGGCGCCCTCGCGGGCCGCGAGGTCGACGTCCTGGTCGGCGCCGCGCCCTCCGGATACGACGTGCTGCGCGGCCGGTCCGGCAGCGACCGGGACGACCACTACTCCGCGCTCGGTTCCGGCGGCGCGCTGATCGCCAACCGGATCTCCGCCCTGTTCGACGTCCGGGGCATGAGCCTCTGCGCCGACTCGGGCCAGTCGTCGTCCCTCGTATCGCTGGCGCTGGCCTGCGACCGGATCCGCGGCGGCGCGGTCGACACGGCGCTGGTCGGCGGTGTGCACCTGATCGCCGACCCCGGGACGGGAATCGGCCTGGCCAATCTGGGCGCCCTGTCACCCGACGGCCGCTGCTTCACCTTCGACGAACGGGCCAGTGGTTTCGTCCGCGGCGAAGGCGGCGCGTTCGTCCTGCTGAAACGGCTCGACCTGGCCGTCGCCGACGGCGACCGGATCTACGCGGTGGTCCGCGGCCGGGCGGTCGGCAGCGGCGGCGCCTCCTCCCGGATGCCCGACCCCAGCCCCGCCGCGCAGGCGGCGACCGTACGGTCCGCACTTCTGGACGCGGCCGTTCCGTTCGACACCGTCGACTATGTCGAGGCCCATGGCACCGGCACCCGGCTCGGCGACCCCGCCGAGCTCTCCGGACTGCGCCGGGTGTTCGAAGCCACCGGCCGCGGCCGCCCCCTGGTCATCGGTTCGGCGAAGACGAACGTCGGACATCTGGAACCGGCCGCGGGCATCGTCGGCCTGCTGAAGGCGGCCCTCTGTCTGCACCACGCCCGACTGGTCCCGAGTCTGAACTTCCGTGCCCCGAACCCCGCCGTCGCCGACTTCCGGCGGGACTTCGACGTCCCCGGCACCGCACGGCCCTGGCCCGACGCCGGGGACCGGCCGCGCCGGGCCGGAGTGTCGGCGTTCGGCATGGGCGGCACCAACGCCCATGTGATCCTCGAAGAGGCCCCCCGGGACGCCACCCGGTCCGGCGCCCCGGAACCGGGCCCGGCCCCCGCGCGCACCTCCCGCACGCTGCCCTGGGTCCTGTCGGCGCGCTCGGAGCCCGCCCTGCGGGAACAGGCCGCCCGGCTGCGGTCCCTGGTGACCGCGGACCGTTCGCTGTCGGCGGCCGATGTGGGGCACTCCCTGGTGGCGACGCGGTCCTTCTTCGAGCACCGCGCGGTCCTCCTCGGCACGGACCGCGAAGAGTCGCTGGCCGGCCTGGACGCGGTGGCGGCGGGCCGGGAATCGGCCCGGGTGATCCGCGGGACGACCCCGGAGCCGGACGGCCCGGTGGGCCCGGTGGTCTTCGTGTTCCCCGGCCAGGGCTCGCAGTGGGTGGGCATGGGACAACGGCTGTACGAGGAGTCGGAGGTCTTCGCGCAGGGCATCGACGAGTGCGCGAAGGCCCTGGCACCGTGGGTGGACTGGTCCCTCGTCGATGTGCTGGCCGGTGCGGGGCCCGCCGCACCGCTGGACCGGGTGGACGTGGTCCAGCCGGTGCTGTTCGCGGTGATGGTGTCGCTGGCGCGGGTCTGGCGGTCGCTGGGCGTGGTGCCCGGGGCCGTGGTGGGACATTCGCAGGGCGAGATCGCCGCGGCGTACGTGGCCGGCGCGCTGACGCTCGGCGACGCGGCGCGGATCGTCGCGCTGCGCAGCCGGGCCCTGACCGAACTGTCCGGCCTCGGCGGTGGGATGAGCGCGGTGTCCGCCCCCGCCGCCTGGGTGGAGAAGCGCATCGCCCGGTGGCCCGGACGGCTCGCCACGGCCGCGGTCAACGGACCGGGCTCGGTGGTGATCTCCGGGGACCGGGAGGCACTGGACGGATTCGCCGAGACGGCGGCCGGCGACGGGGTCCGGGTACGGCGGATCAGAGTGGACTACGCCTCCCACTCCCACCACGTCGAACGCATCCGGGACCGGCTGCTCGCGGACCTCACGGACATCTCACCCAAGGACACCGCCGTGGAGTTCCACTCCACGGTCACCGGGGGCCCGCTCGAACCGCGGGCGCTCCACGGCTCGTACTGGTACGACAACCTCCGCTCGATGGTGCGCTTCGGTGACGTCGCCGAGCGGCTGATGCGGCCGAGCGGTGGGGTGTTCGTCGAGGTCAGCCCGCATCCGGTGCTCACGATGGCGCTGGCGGAGACCGCCGACGCACTGACCGTGTCACCGCCGGTGGTGGGCACCCTCCACAAGGACGACGGAAGCGCGGGCCGGGTTCTGGAATCGCTGGCCGAACTGCATGTGCACGGTGTGCCGGTGGACTGGTCGGCGGCCTTCGCCGGGCACCGGCCGCGCCGCGTCGACCTGCCGACCTACGCCTTCCAGCGGCGGCGGTACTGGCTCGACGCACCCGAGGACACCCACACACCGGGCCCGGACCCCGCCGCACAGCCGACCGGACCGGGCACGAGCGGCCCGGCCGCCGCGGCGTCCGCGTTGGGGGGTTTCGCACTCGTCTGCGCCGAGACGGCAGCGGTACTGAACAGGACCGGAGCCGAGCTGACCGGTGCGGATATCCGTGCCAGGTCGGGCGACACCTTCAAGGACCTGGGCTTCGACTCCTCGATGGCCGTACGGCTCCGCAACCGCATCACCGCGGCCGCCGGAGTACGGCTCCCGGCGACCGTCGCGTTCACCTATCCCACACCGCGGCAGCTCGGCGACCGCCTCTCGGCGCTCCTCGGCGCGCCGACCACGCCCGGAAGCGCGGGGAACGAGAGCGCGGGGAACGAGAGCGCGGACACGGAAACGGCGGCCGGGACGGAGCCGCCCGGCCGCAGCGACGACGAACTGTTCGAACTGATCGACCGCGGATACCTCTAGGCCGTGTCCGCCGGCCGGGCCCGTACAGCCAACTGTTTGAGGGGAAGCCTTCGTGGAGGACGTCGACAAGCTCCGGTCCTATCTGCGGCGTGCCGTCGCCGATGCGGAGACCCTGCGCCGGCAGGTGCGCGAGCTGGAGGAGTCCGCTCATGAGCCCGTCGCGATCGTGGGCGCGGGGTGTCGCTTCCCGGGCGGAGTGATGTCCCCCGAAGGACTGTGGGACCTCGTGTCCGGCGGGGTGGACGCGGTGGGCGGCTTCCCGCGGGACCGGGGCTGGGACACGGCGGAGCTGTACGACCCCGACCCGGCGGCGCGCGGGAAGACCTATGCCCGCGGGGGCGGTTTCCTGTCCGGGCTCGCGGAGTTCGACGCGCCGTTCTTCGGGATCAGCCCCCGAGAGGCGCTGGCGATGGACCCGCAGCAGCGGCTGATGCTGGAGATCTCCTGGGAGGCGCTGGAGCGGGCGGGCATCGACCCGGCCGGGCTGCGGGGTTCGCCGACCGGGGTGTTCACCGGGCTCTACGGCGTCGACTACGGCCCCCGGATGGGCGGCGGCGCGGCCGGTGAGACCGAGGGTTTCGCCATCGCCGGGACGTACACCAGCGTCGCGTCGGGCCGGGTGGCGTACGTCCTCGGCCTGGAAGGCCCCGCGGTGTCCGTCGACACCGCCTGCTCGTCCTCGCTCGTCGCCGTCCACCAGGCGGTACGGTCCCTGCGGTCCGGGGAGTGCGCACTGGCACTGGCCGGCGGGGTGTCCGTACTGCCCACTCCGGGACTGTTCGTGGAAGCCGCCCGGCAGCGGGGCCTGTCGCCCGACGGGCGGTGCAAATCGTTCGCGGCGGCGGCGGACGGCACCGGCTGGGGCGAGGGCGCGGGTGTGCTGGTCCTTGAGCGGCTGTCGGACGCGCTGCGCCACGGGCGCCGGATCCGGGCGGTGATCCGGGGTTCGGCGGTCAACCAGGACGGGGCGTCCAACGGACTGACGGCACCGAACGAACGGGCCCAGCAGCGGGTGATCCGCGCCGCCCTGGCCGACGCCGGTCTGTCCCCGGGCGATGTGGACGCGGTCGAAGCCCACGGCACCGGCACCAAACTGGGCGATCCCATCGAGGCGGAGGCGCTGCTGG is part of the Streptomyces qinzhouensis genome and harbors:
- a CDS encoding type I polyketide synthase, with the translated sequence MSDTATGIAVIGMSCRFPGVNGPGEFWRLLAEGRSTVGGFPGRRAADTAPLSHPDAATLASGSFLDSIDGFDAGFFGTEPAEAAAMDPVQRLGLELAWEAVEDARIPAGALAGREVDVLVGAAPSGYDVLRGRSGSDRDDHYSALGSGGALIANRISALFDVRGMSLCADSGQSSSLVSLALACDRIRGGAVDTALVGGVHLIADPGTGIGLANLGALSPDGRCFTFDERASGFVRGEGGAFVLLKRLDLAVADGDRIYAVVRGRAVGSGGASSRMPDPSPAAQAATVRSALLDAAVPFDTVDYVEAHGTGTRLGDPAELSGLRRVFEATGRGRPLVIGSAKTNVGHLEPAAGIVGLLKAALCLHHARLVPSLNFRAPNPAVADFRRDFDVPGTARPWPDAGDRPRRAGVSAFGMGGTNAHVILEEAPRDATRSGAPEPGPAPARTSRTLPWVLSARSEPALREQAARLRSLVTADRSLSAADVGHSLVATRSFFEHRAVLLGTDREESLAGLDAVAAGRESARVIRGTTPEPDGPVGPVVFVFPGQGSQWVGMGQRLYEESEVFAQGIDECAKALAPWVDWSLVDVLAGAGPAAPLDRVDVVQPVLFAVMVSLARVWRSLGVVPGAVVGHSQGEIAAAYVAGALTLGDAARIVALRSRALTELSGLGGGMSAVSAPAAWVEKRIARWPGRLATAAVNGPGSVVISGDREALDGFAETAAGDGVRVRRIRVDYASHSHHVERIRDRLLADLTDISPKDTAVEFHSTVTGGPLEPRALHGSYWYDNLRSMVRFGDVAERLMRPSGGVFVEVSPHPVLTMALAETADALTVSPPVVGTLHKDDGSAGRVLESLAELHVHGVPVDWSAAFAGHRPRRVDLPTYAFQRRRYWLDAPEDTHTPGPDPAAQPTGPGTSGPAAAASALGGFALVCAETAAVLNRTGAELTGADIRARSGDTFKDLGFDSSMAVRLRNRITAAAGVRLPATVAFTYPTPRQLGDRLSALLGAPTTPGSAGNESAGNESADTETAAGTEPPGRSDDELFELIDRGYL